The following coding sequences lie in one Lolium perenne isolate Kyuss_39 chromosome 2, Kyuss_2.0, whole genome shotgun sequence genomic window:
- the LOC127334914 gene encoding U-box domain-containing protein 26-like, protein MSIPHLFRCPISLDIFTDPVTLCTGQTYDRQCIERWLADGHRTCPVTMQALGDATALVPNRTLRHLIDRWLSAATTDQHHHLPDSDPSLAALKRCLLSDATAAAAKIAALEKVMALASESDVGRACMLQLGFLGVLLPLVFLAAPADRRHGEAEELALQCALSLMPSSPAAPQLDCLNVLKKEASLASFVRLLERGSGRAKAGLCRLLETIATATATRDLALIVAASPRVWQALLPLLQRQDGPAASDPRASEAAVRAIAAVCATEPARGSAIHHGVVGALFRHLTWWAYGKGGGAVSSALAAVEALAETEAGRRAVARAPGATRVLVRHVFMMSSANDGSEHAAAALLAVCRESRAARSEAVGAGVVTQLLLLLQSQCGARAKAKARALLKLLKSR, encoded by the coding sequence ATGAGCATACCGCACCTGTTCCGGTGCCCGATCAGCCTGGACATCTTCACCGACCCGGTGACGCTGTGCACGGGGCAGACGTACGACCGCCAATGCATCGAGCGCTGGCTCGCCGACGGCCACCGCACCTGCCCCGTCACAATGCAGGCCCTCGGCGACGCCACCGCGCTCGTGCCCAACCGCACCCTGCGCCACCTCATCGACCGCTGGCTCTCCGCAGCCACCACCGACCAGCACCACCACCTCCCGGACTCGGATCCGTCGCTCGCGGCGCTCAAGCGGTGCCTCCTGtccgacgccaccgccgccgccgccaagatCGCCGCGCTCGAGAAGGTCATGGCGCTGGCGTCCGAGTCGGACGTCGGCCGCGCGTGCATGCTCCAGCTGGGGTTCCTCGGCGTGCTGCTGCCGCTCGTCTTCCTCGCCGCGCCCGCTGATCGCCGCCACGGGGAAGCGGAGGAGCTCGCGCTGCAGTGCGCGCTCAGCCTCATGCCGTCCAGCCCCGCCGCGCCGCAGCTCGACTGCCTCAACGTGCTCAAGAAGGAGGCCAGCCTGGCGTCCTTCGTGCGGCTCCTGGAGCGAGGCAGCGGCCGGGCCAAGGCGGGCCTGTGCCGCCTCCTGGAGACCATCGCCACGGCGACCGCGACGCGGGACCTGGCGCTCATCGTCGCCGCCTCGCCGCGCGTGTGGCAGGCGCTGCTGCCGCTGCTGCAGCGGCAGGACGGGCCGGCGGCCTCCGACCCGCGCGCCTCGGAGGCCGCGGTGCGCGCGATCGCGGCGGTCTGCGCCACCGAGCCGGCGCGCGGCAGCGCCATCCACCACGGCGTCGTCGGCGCGCTCTTCAGGCACCTCACTTGGTGGGCGTACGGAAAGGGCGGCGGCGCCGTGTCCAGCGcgctggcggcggtggaggccctTGCTGAGACCGAGGCCGGCCGCAGGGCCGTCGCGCGCGCCCCGGGCGCGACGCGGGTGCTCGTGAGACACGTGTTCATGATGTCGTCGGCCAACGACGGCAGCGAgcacgcggcggcggcgctgctggctGTGTGCCGGGAGTCGCGGGCGGCACGGAGCGAAGCCGTCGGCGCCGGGGTTGTCACgcagttgctgctgctgcttcagAGCCAGTGCGGCGCCAGGGCAAAGGCCAAGGCGCGGGCGCTGCTCAAGCTTCTCAAGTCCAGGTGA
- the LOC127334915 gene encoding mitogen-activated protein kinase kinase kinase 3 isoform X2, protein MPVRGWWPDKLRPRSKARPSASAASSPRKSVDLDYPSPSPTPRAREKTRSLDAPAARHGRCGGDLQHYKLPVPVTGPDPADALAAGPPCEDAAAGDGSSSSGSSSCSSSPDDAPDHHVSNSRSMDPVAFAKGTNTPSDSPMILNKDSHYMSRSMPREHQKFFEVPFSNVRELHSHSDDPSTSEASSRSRVWSEDIFDSRTGSPSPGPKGHNFAISNAHAREFGFSPRSPLKTINCMRSPPHPLPLPPASSGACSPLPPSPTACSPLPSPTACSPLPSSPTSCLQFQSQWRKGKLLGSGTFGQVYLGFNSENGQFCAIKEVQVISDDPHSKERLKQLNQEIDILKQPSHPNIVQYYGSEMTEDTLSIYLEYVSGGSIHKLLRDYGPFKEPVIRNYTCQILSGLAYLHGKNTVHRDIKGANILVGPNGEVKLADFGMAKHISSFAEIRSFKGSPYWMAPEVIMNSKGYNLAVDIWSLGCTIIEMATARPPWHQYEGVAAIFKIANSKDIPEIPDIFSEDGKSFLKLCLKRDPASRASASQLLDHPFVQDHPAVRAAKSSALRNAFSAPIDVKHKVSNRELPSRRSIAPLRDIGVSARDFTGFSTTVPSPRTSSPVLVRTNMSLPVSPSSSPMRQFKQSNWSCLPSPPHPMLSPGASSSYALNQARRSPTISDPWQDVGPLRLQSPYGSPKRF, encoded by the exons ATGCCCGTGCGCGGCTGGTGGCCCGACAAGCTCAGGCCCAGGTCCAAGGCCAGGCCCTCCGCCTCCGCGGCCTCCTCCCCGCGCAAGTCCGTCGACCTCGACTACCCCTCCCCGTCGCCCACCCCGCGGGCCAGGGAGAAGACCCGCAGCCTCGACGCGCCCGCCGCGCGCCATGGCAGGTGCGGCGGGGACCTGCAGCACTACAAGCTCCCCGTGCCCGTGACTGGCCCCGACCCGGCCGACGCCCTCGCCGCGGGGCCTCCCTGCGAGGACGCGGCGGCCGGTGACGGCTCCTCGTCGTCCGGCTCCAGCTCCTGCTCGTCTTCCCCGGATGACGCGCCGGATCACCACGTCTCTAATTCCAG GTCCATGGATCCGGTTGCTTTTGCCAAGGGAACAAATACGCCATCCGACTCACCGATGATCCTAAACAAGGACAGCCACTACATGTCTCGTAGCATGCCGCGGGAGCATCAGAAGTTCTTCGAGGTTCCTTTCTCTAACGTGAGGGAACTCCATTCGCACAGCGATGACCCTTCGACTAGTGAAGCCAGTTCGCGTAGCAGGGTGTGGTCTGAGGATATATTTGATTCAAGAACGGGAAGCCCTTCCCCTGGCCCAAAGGGCCATAACTTCGCTATAAGTAATGCACATGCAAGAGAATTCGGATTTAGCCCAAGGTCACCGTTGAAAACGATCAACTGTATGAGGAGCCCGCCTCATCCCTTGCCACTTCCTCCAGCTTCTTCCGGTGCCTGCTCACCTCTACCTCCATCTCCCACTGCCTGCTCGCCTCTTCCATCTCCAACTGCTTGCTCGCCTCTTCCTTCATCTCCCACTTCTTGCTTGCAATTCCAATCACAGTGGAGAAAAGGGAAATTATTAGGGAGTGGTACATTTGGCCAGGTTTATCTTGGATTCAACAG TGAAAATGGGCAGTTTTGCGCGATTAAGGAAGTACAAGTTATTTCAGATGATCCACATTCGAAAGAACGACTCAAACAATTGAATCAG GAGATTGATATTCTTAAGCAACCATCACACCCAAACATTGTGCAATACTATGGAAGTGagatg ACTGAGGACACACTTTCAATTTACCTTGAGTATGTTTCGGGGGGCTCAATTCACAAGTTACTTAGGGACTATGGCCCTTTTAAGGAACCAGTGATTCGCAATTATACCTGTCAAATTCTCTCTGGTCTTGCTTATTTACATGGGAAGAACACTGTCCACAG AGATATTAAAGGAGCAAACATACTTGTTGGCCCCAATGGCGAAGTTAAACTTGCTGACTTTGGCATGGCTAAGCAT ATATCATCCTTCGCTGAAATACGCTCTTTCAAAGGAAGTCCTTACTGGATGGCTCCTGAG GTCATTATGAACAGTAAAGGTTACAATCTAGCTGTTGACATTTGGAGTTTGGGGTGTACAATTATTGAAATGGCAACGGCAAGACCTCCTTGGCACCAGTATGAAGGG GTAGCTGCAATATTTAAGATCGCAAACAGTAAAGATATTCCTGAAATTCCAGATATTTTTTCCGAGGATGGGAAAAGTTTCTTGAAACTGTGCTTAAAACGTGATCCAGCATCTCGCGCCTCTGCAAGTCAGCTGTTGGACCATCCTTTTGTTCAGGACCATCCAGCAGTAAGAGCAGCAAAATCCAGTGCATTGAGAAATGCATTTTCTGCTCCAATAGATGTGAAGCATAAAGTG TCTAACAGGGAGCTTCCATCACGGAGAAGTATTGCTCCCCTCAGGGATATAGGTGTCAGTGCGAGAGATTTTACCGGATTTTCCACAACCGTTCCATCGCCCCGCACCTCCAG CCCTGTTCTTGTGAGAACAAACATGTCACTACCTGTGTCCCCATCCTCAAGCCCTATGAGGCAATTCAAGCAGTCTAACTGGAGCTGCCTGCCATCTCCGCCCCACCCAATGCTCTCGCCtggtgcttcatcaagctacgcgCTGAATCAGGCACGACGAAGTCCAACAATTTCAGACCCTTGGCAGGACGTCGGCCCCTTGAGACTCCAAAGTCCCTACGGTTCTCCAAAGAGGTTCTAA
- the LOC127334915 gene encoding mitogen-activated protein kinase kinase kinase 3 isoform X1 has protein sequence MPVRGWWPDKLRPRSKARPSASAASSPRKSVDLDYPSPSPTPRAREKTRSLDAPAARHGRCGGDLQHYKLPVPVTGPDPADALAAGPPCEDAAAGDGSSSSGSSSCSSSPDDAPDHHVSNSRSMDPVAFAKGTNTPSDSPMILNKDSHYMSRSMPREHQKFFEVPFSNVRELHSHSDDPSTSEASSRSRVWSEDIFDSRTGSPSPGPKGHNFAISNAHAREFGFSPRSPLKTINCMRSPPHPLPLPPASSGACSPLPPSPTACSPLPSPTACSPLPSSPTSCLQFQSQWRKGKLLGSGTFGQVYLGFNSENGQFCAIKEVQVISDDPHSKERLKQLNQEIDILKQPSHPNIVQYYGSEMTEDTLSIYLEYVSGGSIHKLLRDYGPFKEPVIRNYTCQILSGLAYLHGKNTVHRDIKGANILVGPNGEVKLADFGMAKHISSFAEIRSFKGSPYWMAPEVIMNSKGYNLAVDIWSLGCTIIEMATARPPWHQYEGVAAIFKIANSKDIPEIPDIFSEDGKSFLKLCLKRDPASRASASQLLDHPFVQDHPAVRAAKSSALRNAFSAPIDVKHKVSNRELPSRRSIAPLRDIGVSARDFTGFSTTVPSPRTSSSPVLVRTNMSLPVSPSSSPMRQFKQSNWSCLPSPPHPMLSPGASSSYALNQARRSPTISDPWQDVGPLRLQSPYGSPKRF, from the exons ATGCCCGTGCGCGGCTGGTGGCCCGACAAGCTCAGGCCCAGGTCCAAGGCCAGGCCCTCCGCCTCCGCGGCCTCCTCCCCGCGCAAGTCCGTCGACCTCGACTACCCCTCCCCGTCGCCCACCCCGCGGGCCAGGGAGAAGACCCGCAGCCTCGACGCGCCCGCCGCGCGCCATGGCAGGTGCGGCGGGGACCTGCAGCACTACAAGCTCCCCGTGCCCGTGACTGGCCCCGACCCGGCCGACGCCCTCGCCGCGGGGCCTCCCTGCGAGGACGCGGCGGCCGGTGACGGCTCCTCGTCGTCCGGCTCCAGCTCCTGCTCGTCTTCCCCGGATGACGCGCCGGATCACCACGTCTCTAATTCCAG GTCCATGGATCCGGTTGCTTTTGCCAAGGGAACAAATACGCCATCCGACTCACCGATGATCCTAAACAAGGACAGCCACTACATGTCTCGTAGCATGCCGCGGGAGCATCAGAAGTTCTTCGAGGTTCCTTTCTCTAACGTGAGGGAACTCCATTCGCACAGCGATGACCCTTCGACTAGTGAAGCCAGTTCGCGTAGCAGGGTGTGGTCTGAGGATATATTTGATTCAAGAACGGGAAGCCCTTCCCCTGGCCCAAAGGGCCATAACTTCGCTATAAGTAATGCACATGCAAGAGAATTCGGATTTAGCCCAAGGTCACCGTTGAAAACGATCAACTGTATGAGGAGCCCGCCTCATCCCTTGCCACTTCCTCCAGCTTCTTCCGGTGCCTGCTCACCTCTACCTCCATCTCCCACTGCCTGCTCGCCTCTTCCATCTCCAACTGCTTGCTCGCCTCTTCCTTCATCTCCCACTTCTTGCTTGCAATTCCAATCACAGTGGAGAAAAGGGAAATTATTAGGGAGTGGTACATTTGGCCAGGTTTATCTTGGATTCAACAG TGAAAATGGGCAGTTTTGCGCGATTAAGGAAGTACAAGTTATTTCAGATGATCCACATTCGAAAGAACGACTCAAACAATTGAATCAG GAGATTGATATTCTTAAGCAACCATCACACCCAAACATTGTGCAATACTATGGAAGTGagatg ACTGAGGACACACTTTCAATTTACCTTGAGTATGTTTCGGGGGGCTCAATTCACAAGTTACTTAGGGACTATGGCCCTTTTAAGGAACCAGTGATTCGCAATTATACCTGTCAAATTCTCTCTGGTCTTGCTTATTTACATGGGAAGAACACTGTCCACAG AGATATTAAAGGAGCAAACATACTTGTTGGCCCCAATGGCGAAGTTAAACTTGCTGACTTTGGCATGGCTAAGCAT ATATCATCCTTCGCTGAAATACGCTCTTTCAAAGGAAGTCCTTACTGGATGGCTCCTGAG GTCATTATGAACAGTAAAGGTTACAATCTAGCTGTTGACATTTGGAGTTTGGGGTGTACAATTATTGAAATGGCAACGGCAAGACCTCCTTGGCACCAGTATGAAGGG GTAGCTGCAATATTTAAGATCGCAAACAGTAAAGATATTCCTGAAATTCCAGATATTTTTTCCGAGGATGGGAAAAGTTTCTTGAAACTGTGCTTAAAACGTGATCCAGCATCTCGCGCCTCTGCAAGTCAGCTGTTGGACCATCCTTTTGTTCAGGACCATCCAGCAGTAAGAGCAGCAAAATCCAGTGCATTGAGAAATGCATTTTCTGCTCCAATAGATGTGAAGCATAAAGTG TCTAACAGGGAGCTTCCATCACGGAGAAGTATTGCTCCCCTCAGGGATATAGGTGTCAGTGCGAGAGATTTTACCGGATTTTCCACAACCGTTCCATCGCCCCGCACCTCCAG CAGCCCTGTTCTTGTGAGAACAAACATGTCACTACCTGTGTCCCCATCCTCAAGCCCTATGAGGCAATTCAAGCAGTCTAACTGGAGCTGCCTGCCATCTCCGCCCCACCCAATGCTCTCGCCtggtgcttcatcaagctacgcgCTGAATCAGGCACGACGAAGTCCAACAATTTCAGACCCTTGGCAGGACGTCGGCCCCTTGAGACTCCAAAGTCCCTACGGTTCTCCAAAGAGGTTCTAA